A DNA window from Porphyromonas gingivalis ATCC 33277 contains the following coding sequences:
- a CDS encoding DUF4293 domain-containing protein, giving the protein MWQRIQTLWLLLAGIAMTVLLFKPIGLLIGPEGQGYAMNILGLYAPATNALVKSTWGLFALDAIIVLISFATIFLYKKRILQIRLCIFNILVTIGFLIYLGMQIWQICSAENLEFGFRFWLCMPIVSIILHYLAIRGIGADEAMIRAAERLR; this is encoded by the coding sequence ATGTGGCAGAGAATTCAGACACTTTGGCTCCTGCTCGCAGGTATAGCCATGACGGTGCTTCTATTCAAACCGATAGGGCTTTTGATAGGGCCGGAAGGACAAGGATACGCGATGAACATATTAGGACTATATGCACCGGCTACCAATGCGCTGGTCAAGTCCACTTGGGGTCTTTTTGCTCTTGATGCCATTATCGTACTGATCTCGTTTGCTACCATCTTCCTCTACAAAAAGCGAATCTTGCAGATCAGACTATGTATCTTCAATATCCTCGTCACGATAGGTTTTCTTATCTATCTGGGGATGCAGATTTGGCAGATATGCTCGGCTGAGAACTTGGAGTTCGGATTCCGTTTTTGGCTCTGCATGCCGATAGTCTCCATCATCCTGCACTATCTGGCCATTCGTGGCATAGGAGCGGATGAAGCCATGATACGGGCAGCCGAACGCCTGCGATAA
- a CDS encoding DUF3467 domain-containing protein, whose amino-acid sequence MENESKTINIELPEEIAQGNYCNLCIVMHSPSEFVLDFIRMVPNRDTARVQNRIILTPDNAKRLLTTLSDNIHRYEVEHGEIHTEQRVSDATFTFPTKIKGEA is encoded by the coding sequence ATGGAAAACGAAAGCAAAACAATCAACATCGAACTGCCCGAAGAAATAGCTCAGGGCAACTACTGCAATCTCTGTATCGTGATGCACTCTCCGAGCGAATTTGTCTTGGACTTCATCCGTATGGTTCCGAATCGTGACACCGCACGAGTCCAAAATCGCATCATCCTGACTCCGGACAATGCCAAAAGACTTTTGACCACTCTCTCGGACAATATCCATCGCTACGAAGTGGAACACGGCGAGATCCACACCGAGCAACGCGTATCGGATGCCACATTTACATTCCCAACCAAAATAAAAGGCGAAGCCTAA
- a CDS encoding NAD-dependent epimerase/dehydratase family protein: MKNILIIGSTGQIGSELTMELRKRYPQGNVVAGYIPGAEPKGELLESGPAEIVDITNAKQIAEVVDKYKVDTIYNLAALLSAVAEAKPQLAWHIGLGGLFNTLEVAREKNCAVFTPSSIGAFGNDTPKDKTPQDTIQRPKTMYGVTKVSGELLSDYYHKRFGVDTRSVRFPGLISNVTLPGGGTTDYAVDIYYAAVKEGRFTCPIKEGTYMDMMYMPDALRACVELMEADPARLVHRNSFNITAMSFEPSQIAAAVKKLVPDFVMNYEVDPLRQGIAESWPNSLDDSCARSEWDWKPDYDLDSMSADMIQILKARYGK, from the coding sequence ATGAAGAACATCCTGATTATCGGCTCTACCGGACAGATCGGATCGGAGTTGACTATGGAGTTGAGAAAGCGTTATCCTCAGGGAAACGTTGTAGCGGGTTATATCCCCGGTGCAGAGCCTAAGGGCGAACTACTCGAAAGCGGTCCTGCCGAAATAGTAGACATCACCAATGCCAAGCAAATAGCAGAAGTGGTGGATAAGTATAAAGTAGATACGATTTACAATTTGGCTGCCCTTCTCAGTGCCGTAGCAGAAGCCAAACCTCAGTTAGCATGGCATATTGGTCTGGGAGGACTTTTCAATACACTGGAAGTAGCTCGTGAAAAGAATTGTGCAGTGTTTACGCCCAGCTCTATCGGTGCTTTCGGCAATGATACTCCTAAGGATAAGACCCCCCAGGATACTATTCAGCGTCCCAAGACCATGTACGGAGTAACGAAGGTCAGTGGCGAGCTTTTGAGTGACTACTACCACAAGCGTTTCGGTGTAGATACACGTTCGGTTCGTTTCCCCGGTTTGATCTCCAACGTCACCCTCCCCGGTGGTGGAACGACGGACTATGCCGTGGATATTTATTATGCAGCTGTCAAAGAAGGACGCTTCACTTGTCCGATTAAAGAGGGTACTTATATGGATATGATGTATATGCCCGATGCTCTTCGTGCATGCGTGGAGCTGATGGAAGCTGACCCTGCCCGTCTGGTACATCGCAATTCGTTCAACATCACTGCCATGAGTTTCGAACCCTCGCAGATAGCGGCAGCAGTGAAGAAGCTGGTACCTGATTTTGTTATGAATTACGAAGTCGATCCTCTTCGTCAAGGTATTGCCGAATCGTGGCCAAACTCATTGGATGATTCTTGTGCTCGTAGTGAATGGGATTGGAAGCCGGATTACGATCTCGATTCCATGTCTGCAGATATGATCCAGATACTGAAAGCTCGCTACGGCAAGTAA
- a CDS encoding transglycosylase SLT domain-containing protein — protein sequence MKKATGFGSRFIGKSLSSFVKEIPVYLVSTVFIIVMPISKKSFGRWFLCMVGLTASILVGALSQSCRGCVSEEGRADSIPCDSSVVSGLRSADTLRVATLSSSTTYFVYKDEEMGYEYELAKLLADSLGLTLVVEVVPNDEALYAAVDTGLVDMAITPQAATFKGKQKYLFVGPEEISGQVLVQRSDGNPRITNVTDLIGKPVTVMAHTRYADRLRHLNEEVGGGIDSLILSGDTLTTEDLITQVAKGEIDYTFADEQLARLARTYYRNIDISLKVGFGQRLQWIVRKDNHCLARWVNRWGESIPDKESYRAIQKRYFEMSKSDDEVEEEQSAPRPRIKLRKGSISQYDTIFKHYAEEFRLGWSWHLLASIAYHESRFNAGIVGWSGARGLMGIMPRTGRRFGADKQELLDPEVSVRVSIRCLLAFKNEFPDVTDPEEKLKFTLAAYNAGSGHVADARRLAAKYGGNPNVWDNNVEAYIRLKKDPNYYNDPVCRSGYLRGAETINYVRSVMARYQAYKQKD from the coding sequence TTGAAGAAAGCGACAGGCTTCGGAAGCCGCTTTATCGGAAAGTCGTTATCTTCGTTCGTCAAAGAGATACCTGTGTATCTCGTCAGTACGGTATTTATCATCGTTATGCCCATATCGAAAAAATCTTTTGGCAGATGGTTTTTATGTATGGTCGGTCTTACCGCTTCCATCCTTGTAGGAGCCTTGTCGCAGAGTTGCCGAGGCTGTGTATCCGAAGAGGGGAGAGCCGACAGCATCCCATGCGACTCCTCTGTCGTATCGGGGCTGCGCTCTGCGGACACGCTACGCGTGGCTACACTCTCATCATCGACCACCTACTTCGTGTACAAAGACGAAGAAATGGGCTATGAGTACGAGCTGGCCAAGCTGCTCGCCGACTCTCTGGGCTTGACTCTGGTCGTTGAAGTGGTGCCCAACGACGAGGCACTTTATGCTGCGGTCGATACCGGCCTGGTCGATATGGCAATTACACCTCAGGCCGCAACCTTCAAGGGTAAGCAGAAGTATCTCTTCGTTGGTCCCGAAGAAATATCGGGACAAGTATTGGTGCAACGCAGCGATGGCAATCCACGTATAACGAACGTAACAGATCTTATCGGCAAGCCCGTTACAGTCATGGCACATACTCGCTATGCCGATCGGCTCCGGCACCTGAACGAAGAAGTGGGGGGAGGTATCGATTCGCTGATCCTCAGCGGAGATACCCTCACGACCGAAGACCTGATCACGCAGGTAGCCAAAGGAGAAATAGACTACACCTTTGCCGATGAACAGTTGGCACGACTGGCACGAACCTACTACCGCAATATAGACATCAGTTTGAAAGTAGGCTTCGGACAAAGGCTGCAATGGATCGTCCGCAAGGACAATCATTGTCTGGCGCGGTGGGTGAACCGATGGGGGGAATCCATCCCCGACAAGGAATCGTACCGAGCCATACAGAAGCGATACTTCGAGATGAGCAAGAGCGACGATGAGGTCGAAGAGGAGCAGTCCGCTCCCCGACCTCGCATCAAGCTGAGGAAAGGGAGTATATCGCAGTACGATACCATTTTCAAGCACTATGCCGAGGAGTTTCGGCTCGGCTGGTCCTGGCATCTGCTCGCATCCATCGCCTACCACGAATCGCGCTTCAATGCCGGTATCGTAGGCTGGTCCGGTGCCAGAGGTTTGATGGGTATCATGCCGAGGACAGGCCGACGCTTCGGGGCCGACAAGCAGGAACTTCTGGATCCGGAAGTTTCGGTACGCGTCTCCATCCGATGCCTGTTGGCGTTCAAGAACGAATTTCCCGATGTAACGGATCCGGAAGAAAAGCTCAAGTTTACGCTCGCTGCCTACAATGCCGGCTCGGGTCACGTGGCGGACGCAAGGCGTTTGGCTGCGAAGTACGGGGGCAACCCCAACGTATGGGACAATAACGTGGAGGCATACATCCGCCTCAAGAAAGACCCTAACTACTATAACGATCCTGTCTGTCGCTCCGGCTATCTGCGAGGAGCGGAGACGATCAACTATGTACGCAGCGTAATGGCTCGTTATCAGGCATACAAACAGAAGGATTGA
- the gdhA gene encoding NADP-specific glutamate dehydrogenase, protein MKTQEIMTMLEAKHPGESEFLQAVKEVLLSVEEVYNQHPEFEKNGIIERIVEPDRVFTFRVPWVDDQGKVQVNIGYRVQFNNAIGPYKGGIRFHPSVNLSILKFLGFEQMFKNALTTLPMGGGKGGADFSPKGKSEAEIMRFCQSFMTELWRNIGPDTDIPAGDIGVGGREVGYMFGMYKKLAREHTGTLTGKGFEFGGSRLRPESTGFGAVYFVQNMCKQNGVDYKGKTLAISGFGNVAWGVAQKATELGIKVVTISGPDGYVYDPDGINTPEKFRCMLDLRDSGNDVVSDYVKRFPNAQFFPGKKPWEQKVDFAMPCATQNEMNLEDAKTLHKNGVTLVAETSNMGCTAEASEYYVANKMLFAPGKAVNAGGVSCSGLEMTQNAMHLVWTNEEVDKWLHQIMQDIHEQCVTYGKDGNYIDYVKGANIAGFMKVAKAMVAQGVC, encoded by the coding sequence ATGAAGACCCAAGAAATTATGACAATGCTGGAGGCTAAGCACCCCGGCGAAAGCGAATTCCTCCAAGCAGTGAAGGAAGTTCTTCTCTCTGTAGAAGAAGTGTACAACCAACATCCCGAGTTCGAAAAGAACGGTATCATCGAGCGTATCGTAGAGCCGGATCGTGTATTCACATTCCGTGTACCCTGGGTAGATGACCAAGGTAAGGTACAGGTAAACATCGGCTACCGCGTTCAGTTCAACAATGCCATCGGTCCGTACAAGGGCGGTATCCGTTTCCATCCTTCAGTGAACCTCTCTATCCTGAAGTTCCTCGGTTTCGAACAGATGTTCAAGAATGCACTCACTACTCTCCCCATGGGTGGTGGTAAAGGTGGTGCCGACTTCTCTCCCAAGGGTAAGAGCGAAGCCGAAATCATGCGTTTCTGCCAGAGCTTCATGACCGAATTGTGGCGCAACATCGGCCCTGACACCGACATTCCTGCCGGTGACATCGGCGTAGGCGGTCGCGAAGTAGGTTATATGTTCGGTATGTACAAGAAGCTCGCTCGCGAGCACACAGGTACGCTTACCGGCAAGGGATTCGAGTTCGGCGGTTCTCGTCTGCGTCCCGAATCTACCGGTTTCGGTGCTGTTTACTTCGTACAGAACATGTGTAAGCAAAACGGTGTAGACTACAAGGGCAAAACTCTTGCTATCTCCGGATTCGGTAACGTTGCTTGGGGTGTGGCTCAGAAAGCTACCGAGTTGGGCATTAAGGTTGTTACGATCTCCGGTCCTGACGGCTATGTTTACGACCCCGACGGTATCAACACACCGGAGAAATTCCGATGCATGCTTGACCTCCGTGACAGCGGTAACGACGTAGTATCAGACTATGTGAAGAGATTCCCCAATGCTCAGTTCTTCCCCGGCAAGAAGCCTTGGGAGCAAAAGGTAGACTTCGCTATGCCTTGCGCTACGCAGAACGAGATGAACCTCGAAGATGCCAAGACGTTGCACAAGAATGGTGTTACTCTTGTAGCTGAAACTTCTAACATGGGTTGTACGGCCGAAGCCAGCGAATACTATGTAGCAAACAAGATGCTCTTCGCTCCGGGTAAGGCTGTTAATGCAGGTGGTGTTTCTTGCTCAGGTCTCGAAATGACGCAGAACGCTATGCACCTCGTTTGGACGAATGAAGAAGTGGACAAGTGGCTGCACCAGATCATGCAAGACATCCACGAGCAGTGCGTTACATACGGTAAAGACGGCAACTACATCGACTATGTGAAGGGTGCCAATATCGCCGGCTTCATGAAGGTTGCCAAGGCTATGGTAGCTCAGGGCGTTTGCTAA
- a CDS encoding outer membrane protein assembly factor BamD: MTSRKLIFFAALTFLFASCGEFVRIQQSPDTSLKYSYAKKFYNERKYSKAASLLEDVRGIYDGTSEGEQLMFLLAECYLEMRRDADAGICYQEYYNKYPKGLRAEEARYKAGYCFYEASPDSRLDQSDTYLAIQELQSYLDFFPNGKYAKEAENMLFGLQDKLAYKEYRTAKLYYNLGLYLGNNYRSCIVTAEAALKTYPYTKHREELVFLMLQAMYEEASFSVSEKLQTRYRDVADQYFAYINEFPNGKYLKQAKKIYDSVSKHISQDA; encoded by the coding sequence ATGACAAGCAGAAAGCTCATTTTTTTCGCCGCACTGACGTTCCTTTTTGCATCCTGCGGAGAGTTTGTAAGGATACAGCAAAGCCCCGATACATCCCTCAAGTATTCGTATGCCAAGAAGTTCTACAACGAACGGAAGTACAGCAAAGCAGCTTCTCTATTAGAGGACGTACGAGGCATATATGACGGCACGAGCGAAGGTGAGCAGCTGATGTTTCTGTTGGCAGAATGCTATTTAGAGATGAGACGCGATGCCGATGCCGGCATCTGCTATCAAGAGTACTACAACAAATACCCCAAAGGATTGCGCGCCGAAGAAGCTCGTTACAAAGCCGGATATTGCTTCTACGAAGCATCGCCTGATTCGCGACTGGATCAGTCGGACACGTACCTGGCCATTCAGGAATTACAGTCTTATCTCGACTTTTTCCCCAATGGCAAATATGCCAAAGAAGCCGAGAATATGCTGTTCGGTTTGCAGGACAAGTTGGCCTACAAGGAATACAGGACGGCCAAGCTCTACTACAACCTCGGCTTGTATTTGGGCAATAACTATCGTTCTTGCATCGTGACAGCAGAGGCTGCATTGAAGACTTATCCATACACCAAGCATCGCGAAGAGCTGGTCTTCCTGATGCTTCAGGCTATGTATGAAGAGGCCTCTTTCAGCGTCAGTGAAAAGTTGCAAACGCGCTACCGTGATGTGGCAGACCAGTACTTTGCCTACATCAACGAATTTCCCAACGGGAAATATCTCAAGCAAGCCAAAAAGATCTACGACAGCGTCAGCAAGCATATCTCACAAGACGCTTGA
- a CDS encoding peptidylprolyl isomerase, whose amino-acid sequence MKRTLFILLVLVACCAAVAQTGEARRRVLIETSRGKMTVELFNETPIHRDNFISLVRSGAYRGVLFHRVINQFMVQSGNLLSKNAKPLEDLGNDTTTRTLPAEIDPSKHFHRWGALCAARQGDDVNPEKRSSATQFYIVTGRFFTDFDLERMAEEKKCTFSEEQKKAYMLQGGAPHLDGDYTVFGQLIEGEKTLSKIERQHTDERNRPLKDVVILNMTLLN is encoded by the coding sequence ATGAAACGAACCTTATTTATCCTACTTGTACTCGTAGCCTGCTGTGCGGCTGTGGCACAAACCGGCGAAGCACGCCGTCGCGTCCTGATCGAAACATCGCGGGGCAAAATGACGGTAGAGCTTTTCAACGAGACGCCGATCCATCGCGACAACTTCATCTCCCTCGTCCGCAGCGGAGCTTACCGCGGCGTGCTCTTCCACCGCGTCATCAACCAGTTCATGGTACAGTCGGGCAACCTCCTGAGCAAAAACGCCAAGCCGCTCGAAGACCTCGGCAACGACACCACCACGCGTACCCTGCCGGCGGAGATCGATCCGTCCAAACACTTCCACCGATGGGGTGCACTCTGCGCGGCGCGACAAGGCGACGACGTGAATCCCGAAAAACGCTCATCGGCCACCCAATTCTACATCGTCACGGGACGATTCTTCACCGACTTCGATCTCGAACGCATGGCAGAGGAGAAGAAATGCACCTTTTCGGAAGAGCAGAAGAAAGCCTATATGCTCCAAGGTGGCGCACCCCACCTCGATGGCGACTACACCGTCTTCGGCCAACTGATCGAAGGCGAAAAGACCCTCTCCAAAATCGAACGCCAGCATACGGACGAGCGCAATCGTCCCCTGAAAGACGTCGTAATCCTTAATATGACACTGCTGAACTAA
- the pdxB gene encoding 4-phosphoerythronate dehydrogenase PdxB: protein MLSSPSGPLKIVAEASVPYLRGIVDPVADITYLHSDCFSPDTIRHARALIVRSITKCTPALLQGTDVRLITTATAGFDHIDREYCESHGILWRNSPGCNATAVAQYVMCCLCRLALREGFSLKEKVMGIVGVGHVGGELKRLASAYGMEFLLCDPPRSEAEQDNSFLPLSRLTEQCDIISFHVPLTHEGPHATYHLIDEAFLRSCADKRPILINACRGAVADTQALIRAVKSGWLQALVIDCWEGEPDIDLSLLDLADIATPHIAGFSADGKANGARMCLEAITEVFGLEFPLLHTLAPPPPTHPIIDLSLFPDHRIERALLHTFDPLVPDRSLRASPKTFEEQRKAYPHPREMKAFTVVGATTEEAKILRGMDFIS, encoded by the coding sequence ATGCTTTCCTCTCCATCCGGTCCTCTCAAAATAGTGGCAGAAGCATCCGTGCCCTATTTGAGAGGTATTGTCGATCCCGTTGCGGACATTACTTACCTGCACTCGGACTGCTTCTCTCCCGATACGATACGTCATGCCCGGGCGCTGATCGTCCGCAGCATCACCAAGTGCACACCGGCTCTTCTGCAAGGTACTGATGTACGGTTGATAACGACTGCCACGGCCGGATTCGACCATATCGACCGCGAATACTGCGAAAGCCACGGTATCCTCTGGCGCAATTCCCCCGGCTGCAATGCTACGGCCGTAGCGCAGTATGTAATGTGCTGCCTGTGTCGTCTGGCTTTGCGCGAGGGGTTTTCCCTGAAAGAGAAGGTAATGGGTATAGTGGGTGTAGGCCATGTAGGCGGTGAGCTGAAGCGTTTGGCCTCCGCCTATGGCATGGAGTTCCTGCTCTGCGATCCACCTCGGTCGGAGGCAGAGCAGGACAATAGCTTTCTTCCTCTAAGCCGACTGACGGAGCAGTGCGACATTATCTCATTCCACGTTCCCCTCACCCATGAAGGCCCTCACGCCACCTATCACCTCATCGATGAGGCTTTTCTACGCAGCTGTGCAGACAAAAGGCCTATCCTGATCAATGCCTGCCGAGGAGCCGTAGCGGATACCCAAGCTCTTATTCGGGCTGTCAAAAGCGGATGGCTCCAAGCCCTCGTAATAGATTGCTGGGAAGGAGAACCCGATATAGACCTCAGCCTGTTGGATTTGGCAGACATCGCGACTCCTCACATAGCAGGATTCTCTGCAGATGGAAAAGCCAATGGAGCCAGAATGTGCCTTGAAGCCATTACGGAAGTATTCGGACTGGAATTTCCCCTGCTGCATACTTTAGCCCCTCCCCCACCGACTCATCCCATCATAGATCTGTCGCTCTTCCCCGACCATCGTATCGAAAGGGCTTTGCTGCATACCTTCGATCCGCTCGTACCGGATCGATCGCTAAGGGCATCGCCGAAGACATTCGAAGAACAACGCAAAGCCTACCCGCACCCACGTGAGATGAAGGCTTTCACTGTCGTAGGAGCTACGACAGAAGAAGCGAAAATTCTTCGTGGGATGGACTTCATTTCATAA
- a CDS encoding ABC-F family ATP-binding cassette domain-containing protein translates to MFQAQHLTKSFGDLVLFEDLSFSIERGEKIGLIARNGNGKTTLMNILTGIDSPDSGEVIYQNGIRRAYLPQLPQVLPGSTVLETCFGHNDEMTSLIARWEEASARGDGKRMEELLPEMDALGAWEYEQCAREILTRLHLDDLHRTTDNLSGGELKRIALAGTLIGNPELLFLDEPTNHLDLDVIEWLEGYLSHQQIGLLLVTHDRYFLDRVCNRILELDNKQLYAYKGNYEYYLNKREERLKATERETSRAANLLRREAEWMHRRPQARGTKAKSRIDAFYELKEKAQPRHRDETLHLSEQGRYIGNKIFEAHKVCKAFGDRTILSDFDYIFSRYDKVGIVGPNGVGKTTFLRLLLGEEEPDSGYFDVGETVRFGYYSQKGMQFDENKRVIEAVQDIAEVIRNEKDGTTLSASALLTQFLFPPEKQYTPIHKLSGGEQRRLYLCTVLMKNPNFLILDEPTNDLDILTLNVLENYLSEFKGCVLVVSHDRFFMDKVVNHLFTFEGNGIVKDFPGNYTQYREYKQQEEAERQTVESSPSTRKAESEKPRTDAAERPRKLTFKEKQELERLEAELPKLEKEKAELESRMSSGTMATDELLTAGDRIAALIEEIDSKGMRWLELSDI, encoded by the coding sequence ATGTTTCAGGCACAGCATTTGACCAAAAGTTTCGGCGATTTGGTTCTCTTCGAAGACCTCTCTTTCAGTATCGAACGGGGCGAAAAGATTGGACTTATCGCACGCAACGGCAACGGGAAAACGACCCTGATGAATATCCTTACGGGAATCGACTCACCCGATTCCGGAGAAGTGATCTACCAAAACGGTATCCGCCGTGCATACCTGCCACAGCTTCCCCAAGTACTTCCGGGCAGTACCGTACTGGAGACCTGCTTCGGACACAACGATGAGATGACCTCCCTGATAGCGCGATGGGAGGAGGCTTCGGCTCGGGGCGACGGCAAACGCATGGAGGAGTTGCTCCCCGAAATGGATGCCCTCGGCGCGTGGGAGTACGAACAGTGCGCACGGGAGATTCTCACCCGTCTGCATCTGGACGATCTGCACCGCACCACGGACAATCTCTCCGGTGGGGAGCTTAAGCGCATCGCTCTGGCAGGTACGCTCATCGGCAATCCGGAACTGCTGTTTCTGGACGAACCGACCAATCACCTCGATCTGGACGTGATCGAATGGCTGGAGGGCTACCTCTCGCATCAGCAGATCGGACTGCTTCTGGTCACCCACGACCGCTACTTTCTGGATCGCGTATGCAACCGCATACTGGAGCTGGACAACAAACAGTTGTATGCCTACAAAGGCAACTACGAATACTACCTGAACAAACGGGAAGAGCGGCTGAAAGCCACCGAACGCGAAACAAGCCGCGCAGCCAACCTCCTGCGCCGCGAAGCGGAATGGATGCATCGCAGACCGCAGGCACGGGGTACGAAAGCGAAGAGCCGCATCGATGCCTTCTACGAACTCAAGGAAAAAGCCCAACCTCGCCACCGGGACGAAACGCTCCACCTCTCGGAACAGGGCAGATACATAGGCAATAAGATATTCGAAGCTCACAAAGTCTGTAAAGCTTTCGGCGATCGCACTATCCTGAGCGACTTCGACTACATTTTCAGCCGGTACGACAAGGTAGGTATCGTAGGGCCCAACGGCGTGGGCAAGACCACTTTCCTCCGGCTGCTGCTCGGCGAAGAAGAGCCGGACTCGGGGTATTTCGATGTAGGGGAGACGGTTCGCTTCGGCTATTACAGTCAGAAGGGCATGCAGTTTGACGAAAACAAACGCGTCATCGAAGCCGTGCAGGACATCGCCGAGGTGATTCGGAATGAAAAGGATGGTACCACCCTCTCGGCATCGGCCTTGCTGACGCAGTTCCTTTTCCCGCCCGAGAAGCAATATACGCCGATCCACAAGTTGAGCGGTGGCGAACAGCGCAGGCTCTACCTCTGCACCGTGCTGATGAAGAACCCCAATTTCCTGATTCTCGACGAGCCCACCAACGACCTCGATATCCTCACGCTGAACGTACTGGAGAACTACCTGAGCGAATTCAAAGGATGCGTACTCGTCGTCTCGCACGACCGCTTCTTCATGGACAAGGTAGTGAACCATCTCTTCACGTTCGAGGGGAACGGCATCGTGAAGGATTTCCCCGGCAACTACACCCAGTACCGCGAATACAAACAGCAGGAAGAGGCCGAAAGGCAGACCGTCGAATCTTCCCCCTCGACACGTAAGGCAGAAAGCGAAAAGCCCCGAACCGACGCTGCCGAGCGTCCGCGAAAGCTGACCTTCAAGGAGAAGCAGGAGCTGGAACGGCTCGAAGCCGAACTACCAAAATTAGAAAAGGAGAAAGCCGAACTGGAATCCCGAATGAGCAGCGGCACGATGGCCACGGACGAACTACTCACCGCCGGCGACCGGATCGCCGCCCTGATCGAAGAGATCGACAGCAAGGGGATGCGCTGGCTGGAGCTAAGCGACATCTGA
- a CDS encoding DNA-directed RNA polymerase subunit omega — translation MELKKMNVPMDTITRDMVRLSEDTENVYETVMIIAKRANQIGQQMKQDLEKKLQDFSSSNDNLEEVFENREQIEISRYYEHLPKPGLIATAEYEQDKLYYRMPGATSTND, via the coding sequence ATGGAGCTTAAGAAAATGAATGTCCCCATGGACACCATTACACGTGACATGGTGCGTCTGAGCGAAGACACGGAGAACGTGTACGAGACAGTGATGATCATAGCCAAGCGTGCCAATCAAATCGGGCAGCAAATGAAACAGGATCTGGAAAAGAAACTTCAGGACTTCTCTTCTTCAAATGACAATCTGGAGGAAGTTTTCGAAAATCGTGAGCAGATCGAAATCTCGCGCTACTATGAGCATCTGCCCAAGCCCGGTCTGATAGCTACGGCAGAATATGAGCAGGACAAACTCTACTACCGTATGCCCGGAGCAACATCCACAAACGACTGA
- a CDS encoding SDR family NAD(P)-dependent oxidoreductase: MEAKRIVVVGATSGIGLDVARLFISRGWFVGVAGRNTQMLDALKQENPSQVYTAVIDITHSDAPERLSHLIEEMSGMDVYFHSSGIGYNNPQLDETKELDTLRTNGEGFTRMIGAAYRYFRLRKKGQIVAISSVAATRGMGSAPAYSATKRFQMHYLQSIRQLATTDSLHLTVTEIRPGFVDTPLLRDGKYPMLMESKIVAQAIVKAVIRRKRLLTFDWRYRLLVAFWRMIPVRIWEKTRV; the protein is encoded by the coding sequence ATGGAAGCCAAACGAATCGTTGTCGTAGGAGCCACCTCTGGCATCGGGCTTGATGTAGCCCGCCTATTTATCTCTCGCGGTTGGTTCGTAGGTGTTGCCGGCCGCAATACCCAAATGCTCGATGCGTTGAAGCAGGAGAATCCCTCACAGGTCTATACAGCCGTAATAGACATCACGCATTCCGATGCTCCTGAAAGGCTGTCCCACCTCATCGAAGAAATGAGCGGTATGGATGTATACTTCCACTCGTCCGGTATCGGTTATAACAATCCGCAACTGGACGAAACGAAAGAGCTGGACACCCTCCGCACCAATGGAGAAGGATTTACCCGAATGATCGGTGCCGCCTACCGCTATTTTCGCCTTCGGAAAAAGGGTCAAATAGTAGCCATCAGTTCGGTAGCAGCAACAAGAGGAATGGGATCCGCTCCTGCCTACTCCGCCACCAAACGCTTTCAAATGCACTATCTCCAATCCATACGCCAATTGGCCACAACAGACAGCCTACACCTGACCGTTACGGAGATTCGTCCCGGATTTGTCGATACCCCCCTACTACGAGACGGTAAGTATCCAATGCTGATGGAGTCCAAGATAGTTGCCCAAGCAATAGTAAAGGCTGTCATCCGTCGAAAAAGACTGCTGACTTTCGACTGGCGCTATCGTTTACTGGTCGCTTTCTGGCGTATGATCCCCGTTCGAATATGGGAGAAAACAAGAGTATAA